In Candidatus Neomarinimicrobiota bacterium, a single genomic region encodes these proteins:
- a CDS encoding PP2C family protein-serine/threonine phosphatase, which translates to MDRTELAKFEVMEFDYYLNEILHDWLKTLTVIAFTLVPILFILDYFTIPMELLTRFGTYRLVSTFLLIAQHLIIRRFKASKYSYLHAYAASLNVGGMIALMTVDLGGFDSRYYAGLNVVIIGGNLLMPWKATHAAINSTVIIGLYILLNVFSGQAYSPSILTNNLFFLTSMAIIATSINHLRYRLVEKEFYLLKELQRARDALWSEMELAKRIQMALLPENRRIDGFEFAAVMSPAREVGGDYYDIIETPQGHKWLTIGDVSGHGVDSGLIMMMAETSITSMVNSLGKTTPSAVINSVNGVIRQNISRLGSDHYMTLMVISIDESKITLAGKHQDVIIYRAKSNQTEVISNEGTWLGIADDISDYLSDLEVSIHDGDMVLLFTDGITEATNEAGEMYGQDRLEQALNQYADLPIRKVLNKIIEEVNEFQANQIDDMTLVVLKKVPKG; encoded by the coding sequence GTGGATCGAACTGAACTGGCCAAGTTCGAGGTGATGGAATTTGACTATTACCTGAATGAGATTCTCCATGACTGGCTGAAGACATTGACGGTCATCGCCTTCACCTTGGTTCCCATTTTGTTCATCCTGGACTATTTCACCATTCCCATGGAGTTGTTGACCCGGTTCGGCACTTACCGGCTTGTCTCAACTTTTTTGCTCATAGCCCAGCATCTTATCATTCGACGGTTCAAGGCCAGCAAGTACTCCTATTTGCACGCCTACGCGGCTTCCCTGAATGTGGGCGGCATGATTGCGCTGATGACGGTAGACTTGGGCGGGTTTGACTCCCGGTACTATGCCGGACTCAATGTGGTGATCATCGGCGGTAATCTGCTCATGCCGTGGAAGGCCACCCATGCGGCCATCAACAGCACCGTCATCATAGGCCTGTATATCCTCCTGAACGTATTCTCAGGCCAAGCCTACTCGCCATCAATTCTGACGAATAACCTGTTCTTTCTCACCTCGATGGCCATCATCGCCACCAGCATCAATCATTTACGCTATCGTCTGGTGGAGAAGGAATTCTATCTGCTGAAGGAGCTGCAAAGGGCTCGAGACGCACTTTGGAGCGAGATGGAGCTCGCCAAGCGGATTCAAATGGCCCTCCTGCCAGAGAACAGGCGCATCGATGGCTTTGAATTTGCCGCTGTGATGTCTCCGGCCAGGGAAGTGGGCGGCGATTACTACGATATCATCGAAACACCACAGGGGCATAAGTGGTTGACCATCGGCGATGTTTCTGGACATGGGGTAGACTCGGGGCTGATCATGATGATGGCGGAGACCAGCATCACATCGATGGTAAACAGCCTTGGAAAGACCACGCCATCTGCGGTTATAAATTCCGTGAACGGGGTCATTAGGCAAAACATTTCGCGCCTGGGCTCCGACCATTACATGACGTTGATGGTCATATCCATCGATGAGAGCAAGATCACCCTCGCTGGCAAGCATCAGGATGTCATCATTTACCGGGCTAAGTCCAACCAGACGGAAGTCATTTCGAACGAAGGTACATGGCTTGGTATTGCCGATGATATAAGCGACTATCTGAGCGACCTGGAGGTGAGCATCCATGATGGCGATATGGTTTTGCTGTTTACCGACGGAATTACCGAAGCCACCAACGAGGCCGGCGAGATGTACGGCCAGGATCGTCTAGAGCAGGCCCTCAATCAGTATGCGGATCTGCCTATCAGAAAGGTGCTGAACAAAATAATTGAGGAAGTCAACGAGTTTCAGGCCAATCAAATCGACGATATGACCCTTGTGGTCCTGAAAAAAGTACCTAAGGGCTAA
- a CDS encoding class I SAM-dependent methyltransferase, giving the protein MNQETKTARAFLMQAGEEIAVDTKYASRYSILVRFSDGDKVTNGAEFEDLAVLLGGRRVALGPCRLIRRPDEKEFTGSLVFTRDIYDYHELFFNRRIVVLQSEFANLPIILERKSQIRQEFKDYTSDLTYSLSVYRNIFDAMDAEFRDEPDFVRESIQQAVMAKEGVAFLRFFDDHLQEMEHLVADYSREEHERHGFYFRRQVWSFILASALMRRTNIKPRGYSGDYEIMRMIYLQEDLGDSIFSKLMHRHPIESAAAKAVRNRCEAIVQALRDARRTAALGTGERLKVLSVACGPAFELNGLLETAEDCVQYEFTLLDQDPLALLQVGNQIEKIERRLGRKVKVQYLHESVRTMMSTRRMASRWGQFDLIYSMGLLDYLTAPVAKALITNLYKLLQPGGEMIIGNCHTWNPIKVYMEYWGDWALFYRKENDLLKMVQDLPDAQATVTVDDMDIQMLFRIKRLA; this is encoded by the coding sequence ATGAACCAGGAGACCAAAACAGCCCGGGCCTTTCTGATGCAAGCCGGGGAGGAAATCGCGGTCGATACCAAGTATGCCTCCCGGTATTCGATACTGGTCAGATTTTCGGACGGTGATAAGGTTACCAATGGAGCAGAATTCGAAGATTTGGCCGTCCTGTTGGGCGGACGACGGGTTGCACTGGGACCCTGCCGACTCATTCGTCGCCCCGATGAAAAAGAATTTACGGGCAGTCTCGTCTTCACCCGTGACATTTACGACTACCATGAACTCTTTTTCAATCGCAGAATAGTGGTGTTACAGAGCGAATTTGCCAACCTCCCAATTATTTTGGAGCGCAAGAGCCAGATCAGGCAGGAGTTCAAGGATTATACGAGCGACCTCACTTACAGCCTAAGTGTCTACCGCAACATATTCGATGCCATGGATGCTGAATTCCGGGACGAACCCGATTTTGTCCGCGAGTCGATTCAACAGGCCGTAATGGCAAAGGAAGGCGTCGCATTCCTGCGATTCTTTGATGACCATTTGCAGGAAATGGAGCACCTGGTGGCCGATTATTCCCGGGAGGAGCATGAGCGTCACGGTTTCTATTTCCGGAGACAGGTCTGGAGTTTTATCCTCGCTTCGGCGCTCATGCGCAGGACCAACATTAAGCCCCGGGGATATTCTGGTGATTACGAAATAATGCGCATGATCTACCTGCAGGAAGACTTGGGCGACTCCATCTTCTCAAAGTTGATGCACCGCCATCCCATCGAAAGCGCGGCTGCCAAGGCCGTGCGCAACCGTTGCGAAGCGATCGTCCAGGCGCTACGGGATGCCCGGAGGACAGCAGCGCTGGGAACAGGTGAGCGCCTGAAGGTGTTATCCGTGGCCTGCGGGCCGGCCTTCGAGCTGAATGGCCTTCTGGAAACGGCGGAGGATTGTGTACAATACGAATTCACGCTGCTGGACCAGGACCCTCTCGCCCTCCTGCAAGTGGGCAATCAAATCGAGAAAATCGAGAGACGGCTGGGTCGTAAGGTGAAGGTGCAATATCTCCACGAATCGGTAAGGACAATGATGTCCACCCGACGCATGGCCAGCAGGTGGGGGCAGTTTGACTTGATTTATTCGATGGGGCTATTGGATTACCTTACGGCGCCGGTCGCCAAGGCCCTGATCACTAACCTGTACAAGTTGCTGCAGCCCGGCGGGGAGATGATCATCGGCAACTGCCATACCTGGAATCCAATAAAGGTCTACATGGAGTATTGGGGCGACTGGGCTCTGTTCTATCGGAAGGAAAACGATCTTCTAAAGATGGTACAGGACCTGCCCGATGCCCAGGCAACGGTGACTGTGGATGACATGGATATCCAAATGCTTTTTAGAATAAAGCGGCTAGCCTGA
- a CDS encoding ATP-binding protein, whose translation MKIEIAPEWDELERIRLDAADFLEKHGFAEQVRVATVMVLSELLENSVKYGSFTHKTDKVSILLDLSGDHITVEVTNPIAESSLPNLDKLDKTIQWVRGFQDPFEAYVKRLREISKKPLDDKESGLGIVRIAYEGKVALDFFVSDKDLLTVSAVRNI comes from the coding sequence ATGAAAATAGAGATTGCCCCTGAGTGGGATGAACTAGAGCGCATCAGGCTGGATGCCGCCGACTTCCTCGAGAAACACGGCTTTGCTGAACAGGTCAGGGTTGCAACGGTCATGGTCCTGAGCGAGCTGCTGGAGAACAGCGTGAAATACGGCAGTTTCACCCACAAGACCGACAAAGTATCAATCCTTCTGGATCTGAGCGGGGATCACATTACGGTGGAAGTCACCAATCCGATCGCCGAGAGTTCGCTGCCGAACCTTGACAAGTTGGACAAAACGATTCAGTGGGTAAGGGGATTCCAGGATCCGTTTGAAGCCTATGTGAAGAGATTGCGGGAGATTTCGAAAAAACCACTTGATGACAAAGAGAGTGGTTTGGGCATCGTGCGAATAGCCTATGAAGGAAAGGTGGCCCTCGACTTCTTCGTATCTGACAAAGACTTGCTCACCGTTTCCGCCGTAAGGAACATATAG